From Candidatus Paceibacterota bacterium, a single genomic window includes:
- a CDS encoding class I SAM-dependent methyltransferase has product MSNHLQNLLSHTPDLLSRKVLDIGSGKGDFLVEVAIEGGEAQGIEKHREYIKETLKNAKRNNVSVKVTEGVAEKLPFQDKEFGFINISEVIEHVKDPNLLIKEAYRVLGDDGTVYISIPSRFSLKDPHFHLYFVNWLPRFVSDSFISIFGKHKDYSGDAGKQRLGEMHYYRFYDIKRDLVEEGFEVVDIREDKIRKKFRGLLGVVILILYRLFLRPFYLDTFHILLRK; this is encoded by the coding sequence ATGAGTAATCATTTACAAAATTTATTAAGCCATACACCTGATCTTCTCAGCAGGAAGGTTTTGGACATTGGATCTGGAAAAGGTGATTTTCTGGTTGAGGTTGCTATTGAGGGAGGAGAGGCGCAAGGAATAGAGAAACATAGAGAATACATAAAGGAAACTCTAAAGAACGCAAAGAGAAACAATGTGTCTGTGAAAGTTACGGAGGGTGTTGCTGAGAAGCTGCCGTTTCAGGATAAAGAATTTGGATTCATAAACATCTCAGAAGTTATAGAACATGTAAAAGATCCGAATCTGCTTATAAAAGAAGCTTACCGTGTTCTAGGGGATGACGGTACTGTGTACATAAGCATTCCAAGCAGGTTTAGTCTTAAGGATCCGCATTTTCATTTGTATTTCGTGAACTGGTTGCCAAGATTCGTGTCGGACTCATTTATCTCTATATTTGGAAAACATAAAGACTACAGTGGCGATGCGGGGAAACAAAGGTTGGGGGAGATGCACTACTACAGATTTTATGACATAAAAAGGGATTTGGTTGAAGAAGGTTTCGAGGTTGTTGATATTAGGGAGGACAAGATTCGAAAGAAGTTTCGAGGTTTGCTAGGGGTAGTCATTCTGATTCTGTATAGACTATTTCTACGTCCATTTTATCTTGATACTTTTCATATCCTTTTAAGAAAATGA
- the asnB gene encoding asparagine synthase (glutamine-hydrolyzing): protein MCGISGFNWKDEQRVASMVTTLTHRGPDAQGVFVDAGISLGHNRLSVIDLSSDANQPMHNNDKTLTIVFNGEIYNFRELRKELEGMYAFRTKSDTEVILAGYKMWGEGVVDRLNGMFAFAIWDRQKQKLFCARDRAGIKPFYYFWDGKRFIFASEIKGILKHDVPRTLNIEAFNHYMRVLYVPEPMTMMRDIYKLPPKHTLTLKDGDLSVAEYCDEPSEVQPRSYKEAVSMLREKVISAVGRQLVSDVPVGVYLSGGIDSSAVLFSMTQFNKNAETFSVGFDLGTGEESEKFNSDLRLAKQTAEFFGVKHNQILISAKDARNHLEEVIGACDDPISNPTSVAMMLLARFAKDKVSVVLTGSGGDELFGGYDRYRAALAAYYYKKLPGALRSLGDIHPKVAKLDYQSGSDFLARVMFEKDPRLSKVLSPSVFKDDSFSKQYFEERYISQCSGDLADCLMETDQKSWLPDHFFMLSDKMSMSSALEERVPLTDNELIAFSQSLPRSYKLDLFRTKKILKDAFRDDLPGFLFDQPKRGWFSPGAKWLRNKEFAGFAKEVLSKDYYKGTKDLFNWMEVEDMLEKHVSKDAYNLTILWAILTFQVWARTYEIEI, encoded by the coding sequence ATGTGCGGAATTTCAGGATTTAATTGGAAAGATGAACAGAGAGTAGCTTCAATGGTGACGACGCTTACTCATCGTGGCCCGGACGCACAGGGCGTTTTTGTTGATGCGGGTATATCACTCGGACACAATCGACTGAGTGTCATTGACTTGTCCTCGGACGCAAATCAACCGATGCACAATAATGATAAGACACTAACCATCGTTTTTAATGGAGAGATCTACAATTTTCGAGAATTACGAAAGGAGCTTGAAGGGATGTATGCGTTTCGGACAAAGAGTGACACCGAGGTGATCCTTGCTGGCTATAAGATGTGGGGGGAGGGTGTGGTCGACAGACTCAATGGTATGTTTGCTTTTGCCATTTGGGATAGACAAAAACAGAAACTCTTTTGTGCACGAGATCGTGCGGGCATTAAACCATTCTATTACTTTTGGGATGGGAAACGTTTTATATTTGCTTCAGAGATAAAAGGTATTTTGAAACACGATGTACCACGAACGCTCAACATAGAAGCATTCAATCACTATATGAGAGTCTTGTATGTACCAGAGCCAATGACCATGATGCGAGACATATACAAGTTACCGCCTAAACACACACTGACTCTTAAAGATGGAGACCTCTCTGTTGCGGAGTATTGCGACGAACCAAGTGAAGTACAGCCGCGTTCGTATAAAGAGGCGGTGAGTATGTTGCGTGAGAAGGTTATCAGTGCCGTAGGCAGACAGCTTGTATCTGATGTACCTGTCGGGGTATACCTCTCTGGAGGTATAGACTCGAGTGCGGTGTTGTTCTCTATGACCCAATTTAATAAGAACGCGGAGACATTTTCTGTAGGTTTTGATCTTGGGACAGGAGAAGAAAGCGAAAAATTCAACAGCGACCTTCGGCTTGCAAAACAAACCGCAGAGTTCTTTGGGGTAAAACACAACCAGATACTCATTTCTGCAAAAGATGCGCGTAACCATCTGGAGGAAGTAATTGGAGCATGTGACGATCCAATATCGAATCCGACATCTGTTGCGATGATGCTTTTGGCACGGTTTGCAAAAGATAAGGTGAGCGTGGTCCTGACCGGAAGTGGAGGGGACGAGCTTTTTGGCGGTTATGACCGATATCGCGCAGCACTTGCTGCATATTATTACAAAAAATTGCCCGGAGCTCTGCGTTCTCTCGGGGATATCCATCCAAAGGTAGCTAAGCTAGACTACCAAAGTGGCAGCGACTTCCTTGCGCGGGTCATGTTCGAGAAGGACCCGAGACTCTCCAAAGTATTGTCACCGTCTGTGTTTAAAGATGACTCATTCAGCAAGCAATATTTTGAGGAGCGGTATATCTCACAATGTTCTGGAGACTTAGCGGATTGCCTCATGGAGACCGATCAGAAGAGTTGGCTACCGGACCATTTCTTCATGCTTTCTGATAAGATGTCTATGTCGAGTGCTCTCGAAGAACGAGTGCCGTTGACAGACAACGAGCTCATCGCTTTCTCACAGTCACTGCCACGATCATATAAGCTAGATCTATTTAGGACGAAGAAGATACTCAAAGATGCCTTCCGAGATGACCTGCCAGGATTCCTCTTTGATCAACCGAAGCGAGGTTGGTTTTCACCGGGAGCAAAATGGCTACGAAACAAGGAGTTTGCAGGTTTTGCGAAAGAAGTATTGTCAAAGGATTACTATAAGGGCACCAAAGATCTTTTTAATTGGATGGAAGTAGAAGATATGCTTGAAAAACATGTCAGCAAAGATGCCTACAACCTGACTATTCTTTGGGCGATACTTACTTTCCAGGTATGGGCACGTACGTATGAGATAGAAATATGA
- a CDS encoding glycosyltransferase produces the protein MKKITYIANIRIPTEKAHGVQIMKMCEAFGKEGHNVTLVAPWRFNPVKADPFEYYGVERNFSITKLPSLDLVRFGRIGFLIQLATFSFSAFIYTLIKDVGVIYSRDDLVLWPISFFKKNVVWEAHMPRDNYIAKSLTKKLKKLIVISQGLKDFFVNTGISPENILVAHDAVDLEDFSVQADKKETRERLGLPQDKSIVMYLGRLDPWKGVETLLETSHMLPEDAQVVIVGEGSELERYKQEYPSVIFTGPLPYRDLPQNQQAADVLVIPNSGKSDVSRLYTSPLKVFAHMASGVPIVASDLPSMREVLSEETATFATPDDSDSFADVITGVLEQHDESVSKARRAVGVVRSHTWHNRAKDIVEFIKT, from the coding sequence ATGAAGAAAATTACCTATATAGCAAATATCCGCATTCCAACTGAGAAAGCTCACGGTGTGCAGATCATGAAGATGTGCGAGGCATTTGGAAAGGAAGGGCACAATGTAACACTTGTCGCACCATGGCGATTTAATCCAGTGAAGGCGGATCCATTTGAATACTACGGAGTTGAGCGCAATTTCTCGATTACCAAACTCCCGTCGCTTGATCTGGTGCGATTTGGCCGGATTGGGTTTTTGATACAGCTCGCAACATTTAGCTTCTCGGCCTTCATCTACACCCTTATCAAAGATGTGGGAGTTATATACTCACGAGACGACCTTGTATTGTGGCCAATAAGTTTTTTTAAGAAAAATGTCGTGTGGGAGGCGCATATGCCGCGCGATAATTACATCGCAAAGTCGCTTACAAAAAAGTTAAAGAAACTGATTGTCATATCACAGGGTCTGAAGGACTTCTTTGTGAATACTGGGATCTCTCCAGAAAATATTCTCGTTGCGCATGATGCTGTTGACCTCGAAGACTTCTCTGTACAGGCTGACAAGAAGGAGACGCGAGAAAGGCTGGGTTTGCCACAAGACAAATCAATCGTGATGTATCTCGGGCGGCTTGACCCGTGGAAGGGGGTTGAGACTCTTCTTGAGACTTCACATATGCTTCCCGAAGACGCTCAGGTTGTTATAGTAGGAGAGGGAAGCGAGCTTGAGCGATATAAGCAAGAATATCCAAGCGTCATTTTCACAGGCCCGCTTCCGTATCGCGATCTGCCACAAAATCAGCAGGCGGCGGACGTTCTCGTGATTCCAAACTCAGGAAAGAGCGATGTCTCGCGTCTCTATACATCACCACTTAAGGTGTTTGCACATATGGCATCCGGTGTTCCTATTGTTGCGTCAGACCTGCCGAGTATGCGCGAAGTGCTCTCAGAGGAGACCGCGACGTTTGCTACCCCGGACGACTCTGACTCGTTTGCAGATGTGATCACTGGGGTGCTCGAGCAGCACGACGAATCTGTAAGCAAGGCGCGTCGAGCAGTTGGGGTAGTGCGGTCGCATACATGGCACAATAGAGCAAAAGATATTGTTGAATTTATAAAAACATAA
- a CDS encoding glycosyltransferase family 4 protein produces the protein MKLLICTQKIDRNDPILGFFHRWVKEFAKHSGQVTVICLEKGEYDLPQNVRVLSLGKEEGKGRLTYLSRFYRYIWHERTNYDAIFVHMNQEYVLLGWLPWRLLGKRIFMWRNHAKGSWLTRLAVLLSDKVFCTSPQSFTANFKKTELMSVGVDTDFFKPDSSVHKRPHSILFLGRIAPVKRVDMFIEALRILKDKGIDFTATIAGNSLPRDAEYETMIRNKVLTHGLSSQVVFTGSASRTQARDLYREHELYVNLTPSGSLDKTIFEALASGLKVVISNNFFEGKLPKRWVITDDSDAHVIAATLEDVLSEGSEIVNDIASFTKKHSLKSLMDVLVTAMNASSAK, from the coding sequence ATGAAACTCTTAATTTGTACTCAGAAGATTGATAGGAACGACCCCATACTTGGGTTCTTTCATCGTTGGGTCAAAGAGTTTGCAAAGCATTCTGGGCAAGTGACGGTCATCTGTCTTGAGAAAGGCGAGTACGATCTTCCACAAAACGTTCGCGTGCTCTCTCTTGGCAAAGAAGAGGGAAAGGGGCGCCTCACATACCTCTCGCGCTTCTACCGCTACATCTGGCACGAGCGCACAAACTACGACGCGATCTTCGTGCATATGAATCAGGAATACGTTTTGCTCGGCTGGTTACCGTGGAGGCTTTTGGGTAAAAGGATATTTATGTGGAGAAACCACGCCAAGGGGAGTTGGCTTACTCGGCTTGCTGTTCTCTTATCCGACAAAGTATTTTGTACCTCACCACAGTCATTCACAGCGAATTTTAAAAAGACAGAGCTCATGTCTGTGGGTGTCGACACAGATTTCTTCAAACCCGACTCATCAGTTCACAAAAGACCGCACTCAATCCTTTTCTTGGGGCGTATAGCACCGGTTAAACGCGTCGACATGTTCATTGAAGCCCTACGAATACTTAAAGATAAAGGGATTGATTTTACAGCGACCATAGCAGGAAATTCATTACCACGGGACGCAGAATACGAAACAATGATTCGCAATAAAGTTCTTACGCACGGTCTCTCGTCCCAAGTAGTGTTCACGGGTTCTGCGTCGCGCACTCAAGCTCGAGATCTCTATCGAGAGCACGAGCTGTATGTGAACCTTACTCCGTCGGGTAGCTTGGACAAGACCATTTTTGAAGCTCTTGCCTCTGGCCTCAAGGTGGTCATCTCAAACAATTTTTTTGAAGGAAAATTGCCGAAAAGATGGGTTATCACCGATGATTCCGACGCCCATGTTATAGCAGCCACCCTTGAAGATGTTCTTAGTGAGGGTTCAGAGATAGTAAATGATATTGCATCATTCACTAAGAAACACAGTCTCAAGAGTCTAATGGATGTATTGGTGACAGCCATGAATGCATCAAGCGCGAAATAA
- a CDS encoding FkbM family methyltransferase: protein MSTNNTQHDLIERFATYVSAYKHSMQYAREERSAIKRVLYGLQTFGCSYIFYNLARFKILPPWGSVRNRFFFGKNMVLPMRDLGTHVFSMYQIAQDKSEIRLTLWMLKNLRDTDIVYDVGVHLGYYTALAEKVATGGEVHAFEANKRLCHYLHKNFSNSGRVFITCKAVAGSSGKVEFYDATDAEDSSTSSRFNLSKSDTKPSSIPSVSLDAYTRAGHKIPTVIKLDIEGGEYDAIVGASKLLEDHRPRVVMEVWGGEMGKQYSQKAVEKLQSLGYRAFAIESDGSISQDHIVDPVAHISGHSQNNPRDNFLFIKGS, encoded by the coding sequence ATGAGCACAAATAATACACAACACGATTTGATCGAACGGTTTGCAACCTATGTTTCAGCATACAAACATTCAATGCAGTACGCGAGAGAAGAAAGAAGTGCAATTAAAAGAGTCCTCTACGGATTGCAGACATTTGGTTGTTCGTACATTTTTTACAATCTTGCGCGGTTCAAGATACTGCCTCCTTGGGGTAGTGTGCGCAACAGATTCTTTTTTGGTAAGAATATGGTCTTACCGATGAGGGACCTCGGCACACATGTATTCTCCATGTACCAAATCGCACAAGACAAGAGCGAGATACGGTTAACATTGTGGATGCTCAAAAACCTTAGGGACACAGATATCGTATACGATGTTGGTGTTCATTTGGGGTACTATACGGCACTTGCAGAGAAGGTTGCCACCGGTGGGGAGGTGCATGCGTTTGAAGCAAATAAGCGACTCTGTCATTATTTACATAAGAATTTCTCTAATTCAGGGAGGGTCTTTATCACATGCAAAGCTGTCGCGGGATCTTCAGGAAAGGTCGAGTTTTATGATGCAACTGATGCCGAAGACAGTTCTACGAGCTCACGTTTTAATCTGTCAAAATCAGACACAAAGCCGTCGAGTATTCCTAGTGTTAGTCTTGATGCATACACACGAGCAGGGCATAAGATCCCAACAGTGATAAAATTAGACATAGAAGGCGGAGAGTACGATGCAATTGTAGGCGCGTCGAAATTGCTAGAGGATCATCGTCCGCGCGTTGTTATGGAAGTGTGGGGTGGAGAAATGGGAAAGCAGTACTCTCAAAAGGCAGTCGAGAAACTTCAGAGTCTTGGATATCGCGCTTTCGCCATAGAAAGCGACGGGTCTATTTCTCAAGATCATATAGTTGACCCGGTTGCACATATCTCAGGACATTCTCAAAATAATCCCCGAGATAATTTTTTGTTTATAAAAGGTTCATAA
- a CDS encoding glycosyltransferase family 4 protein, whose protein sequence is MAEAFTALLGRDFLFLVRGSVPDQLKHTNATAVRIPNRLRVVYYFFLMPVLTMLRKWNDSETIFISYDPYLLSILIFWRKVFGSRYFICSDWHQLFDDWKDKYVSTNSDYLTCTSKRLKRLLSSACDIDPSKILVAYGGVDPDIFIKKSEIGKMEYRKRLGLPRGSFLVGYVGGFRSVGMEKGLDTMIKALPYLDEKILMVFVGGSVEHINEYKALAEEIGVEEKCIFVEKQPFEKVVEYELALDILTIPYPDKHHFRDYGFPMKVWECMAAGRPIVYSDLDIIGEVLEGRATSFQPDDARSLADTVLSIYQDTESAEKIAKQNPVDIQAYTWKARAKNILDFIQI, encoded by the coding sequence ATGGCAGAGGCATTCACCGCGCTCCTCGGTCGGGACTTCTTGTTTCTTGTGAGAGGAAGCGTGCCCGACCAACTGAAACACACGAATGCCACAGCAGTGAGAATACCAAACCGTCTGAGGGTGGTCTACTACTTCTTTTTGATGCCGGTTCTTACAATGTTGCGCAAATGGAATGATTCAGAAACAATATTTATTTCTTATGACCCATACCTTCTCTCGATACTTATATTCTGGCGAAAGGTATTCGGATCTAGATACTTCATCTGCTCTGATTGGCATCAGCTCTTTGATGATTGGAAAGATAAATATGTGTCAACAAATAGTGATTACCTGACATGCACATCGAAAAGGTTAAAGAGACTTTTGTCATCTGCCTGCGACATTGACCCAAGTAAGATATTGGTTGCGTACGGTGGCGTAGACCCGGATATCTTTATCAAGAAATCGGAGATAGGTAAGATGGAATACCGAAAGAGGCTAGGGCTGCCAAGAGGCTCGTTTCTAGTGGGTTATGTGGGCGGCTTTAGGAGTGTCGGTATGGAAAAAGGTCTTGATACCATGATCAAGGCTCTCCCGTATCTGGATGAAAAGATACTCATGGTGTTTGTTGGCGGGTCTGTGGAACACATCAATGAATACAAGGCGCTCGCGGAGGAGATTGGCGTTGAAGAGAAATGCATATTCGTAGAGAAACAACCGTTTGAGAAAGTTGTCGAGTACGAATTGGCACTAGATATTCTTACCATACCGTATCCGGACAAACATCACTTCAGAGACTACGGCTTTCCGATGAAAGTGTGGGAGTGCATGGCCGCCGGTCGCCCGATAGTATACTCGGATCTCGATATCATAGGAGAGGTACTTGAGGGTAGGGCGACCTCTTTTCAACCGGACGATGCGCGAAGTCTCGCAGATACCGTGTTGTCTATCTATCAAGATACGGAATCTGCAGAGAAGATTGCAAAACAAAACCCCGTGGATATACAAGCGTATACTTGGAAGGCTCGAGCAAAGAATATTTTAGATTTTATACAAATATAG
- a CDS encoding glycosyltransferase, producing the protein MESKPKVLMITADGNLGVPGTEANQRLLLQEKYADITPVFWGRGALILPFRVGGAFDVVSVQDPFWRGLVGLLLARRKQARLNVQVHTDLEAQGPLRHSLARFVLRHADSVRVVSEKLREQAEEMGVTAPISVLPIYIDIERFCSIERAPRGGEHKTILWVGRFEEEKDPLRAIDVLNEVREGGVDAKLVMLGTGSLENELKKRAEELPVTFAGWQDPAPFYASADVLLNTSRYEGYGVAMVEALAAGVPVIAPDVGIAREAGAIVVDRDKLAEAITNTLRSGTRGELQLPLLSQEEWGRQWSKTL; encoded by the coding sequence ATGGAAAGCAAACCTAAGGTACTCATGATAACCGCCGACGGGAATCTTGGCGTTCCCGGCACCGAGGCGAATCAACGACTTCTGCTCCAAGAGAAGTATGCCGACATCACGCCGGTGTTTTGGGGACGTGGTGCACTCATACTTCCGTTTAGGGTCGGCGGCGCATTCGACGTGGTCTCGGTCCAGGATCCGTTCTGGCGCGGATTGGTTGGACTTCTTTTGGCGCGGCGGAAGCAGGCACGACTCAACGTGCAGGTACACACCGATCTTGAGGCGCAAGGTCCTCTGCGCCACTCGCTCGCGCGTTTTGTGCTCCGCCACGCTGATTCAGTGCGTGTCGTCTCAGAGAAGTTGCGCGAGCAAGCTGAAGAGATGGGAGTTACCGCACCTATTTCGGTGCTCCCTATCTATATTGACATTGAGCGTTTCTGCTCAATTGAACGCGCGCCAAGAGGAGGAGAACACAAAACAATACTTTGGGTTGGACGCTTTGAAGAAGAGAAAGACCCGCTGCGCGCGATTGACGTTCTTAACGAAGTTCGTGAAGGAGGGGTTGATGCAAAGCTTGTGATGCTCGGCACAGGGAGTCTCGAGAACGAACTCAAAAAGCGCGCAGAGGAACTCCCGGTCACATTCGCGGGTTGGCAAGACCCAGCACCGTTTTACGCTTCCGCAGACGTACTCCTCAACACCTCGCGCTACGAGGGGTATGGCGTCGCAATGGTCGAGGCGCTTGCCGCAGGGGTGCCGGTTATCGCACCCGACGTTGGTATTGCGCGAGAGGCCGGCGCCATAGTCGTGGATCGCGACAAGCTCGCAGAAGCGATCACCAACACGCTCCGCTCAGGCACACGTGGCGAACTTCAGTTGCCGCTTCTCTCACAAGAGGAGTGGGGCAGGCAGTGGTCAAAGACTCTATAA